One Weissella coleopterorum DNA segment encodes these proteins:
- the obgE gene encoding GTPase ObgE translates to MAFVDQVKVFVKGGKGGDGAVSFRHEKYINMGGPFGGDGGHGGDVILVVDEGLRTLMDFRYKSHFKATPGGNGATKGMTGASAEDMIIRVPQGTTVTNAETGELIGDLVDKDDRLVVAAGGRGGRGNIRFASSKNPAPEIAENGEPGQELDIRMELKVLADVGLVGFPSVGKSTLLSVVTAAKPKIAEYHFTTLVPNLGMVRLNDGRDFVMADLPGLIEGASDGVGLGIQFLRHVERTRVILHLIDMSGVDPDSDPYDNYQQINHELAEYDPALLDRPQIIVPTKMDMPDAPEALAKFKAKLEQDPDFDPDTIMMPISSLTRDGLEPLLQKTANVLDETDAFIAQEMQSAPEESTVYEYKENEQPFEIIREDDHYWILTGDELENLFKRTNVNFTESLMRFARQLRTMGVDDALRKAGAENGDTVQILDFQFEFED, encoded by the coding sequence ATGGCATTCGTTGACCAAGTAAAAGTATTTGTTAAAGGTGGAAAAGGTGGCGATGGTGCTGTTTCTTTCCGACATGAAAAATATATTAATATGGGGGGACCTTTTGGAGGTGACGGAGGTCACGGTGGTGATGTCATCTTGGTTGTTGATGAAGGTCTACGTACTTTGATGGATTTCCGCTATAAAAGTCACTTCAAGGCAACTCCTGGTGGCAACGGTGCCACTAAAGGAATGACAGGAGCGTCCGCAGAAGATATGATTATCCGAGTGCCACAAGGAACGACGGTAACTAATGCCGAAACTGGTGAATTAATTGGTGATTTAGTTGATAAAGACGACCGTTTGGTAGTTGCTGCGGGTGGTCGTGGTGGTCGTGGAAATATTCGATTTGCTTCATCGAAAAACCCAGCACCAGAAATTGCTGAAAATGGAGAGCCTGGACAAGAGCTTGATATTCGCATGGAATTAAAAGTGTTGGCCGACGTTGGACTGGTTGGCTTCCCATCCGTTGGAAAGTCAACTCTTTTGTCGGTGGTAACGGCAGCTAAGCCAAAAATTGCTGAATATCATTTTACAACGCTGGTTCCTAATTTAGGGATGGTACGATTAAATGATGGTCGAGATTTTGTGATGGCTGATTTACCAGGATTGATCGAAGGAGCTTCAGACGGAGTAGGACTTGGAATTCAATTTCTACGACATGTTGAACGGACTCGCGTAATTTTACACTTGATTGATATGAGTGGCGTTGATCCTGACTCAGATCCTTATGATAATTATCAACAAATTAATCATGAACTTGCTGAATATGATCCTGCTTTGCTAGATCGACCACAAATTATTGTTCCAACAAAGATGGATATGCCCGATGCACCTGAAGCTTTGGCTAAATTTAAGGCCAAGTTAGAGCAAGATCCTGACTTTGATCCCGACACGATTATGATGCCAATTTCTTCTTTGACACGGGATGGATTAGAACCACTTTTGCAAAAGACGGCAAATGTATTGGATGAGACAGATGCGTTCATTGCTCAAGAAATGCAATCAGCACCTGAAGAATCAACCGTTTATGAATATAAAGAAAATGAACAACCGTTTGAAATTATTCGAGAAGACGATCATTATTGGATCTTAACTGGGGATGAGCTGGAAAATCTGTTCAAGCGAACTAATGTTAATTTCACGGAGTCATTGATGCGTTTTGCTCGACAATTACGTACGATGGGAGTTGATGATGCTTTGCGGAAAGCAGGGGCTGAAAATGGTGATACGGTACAAATTTTAGACTTCCAATTTGAATTTGAAGACTAA
- a CDS encoding YigZ family protein gives MEQAYITIKQSHFNYEQTIKKSRFIVQMQRVQTEEEARNFIQQVKKEHAKANHNVWTYVLGRQSEIQRASDDGEPSGTAGTPMLEVLNNNHIKDVVVVQTRYFGGIKLGAGGLIRAYAGTLAEAVVAVGLVQRVAQTELVITIEYAQFERIKYWLTEYSLAINETNFTDQVSLIVPVNEHELDLIKDQLIDLTHGQVDLTIRGQIWNEIPFQRSINGQTKTRY, from the coding sequence GTGGAACAAGCGTATATCACTATAAAACAATCACATTTCAATTATGAGCAAACCATCAAGAAGTCTCGGTTCATCGTCCAAATGCAGCGGGTGCAAACTGAAGAAGAAGCTCGAAATTTTATTCAACAGGTTAAGAAAGAACACGCTAAGGCCAATCATAATGTCTGGACCTATGTTTTGGGTCGACAATCAGAGATTCAGCGGGCCTCAGATGATGGTGAGCCAAGTGGAACTGCTGGAACACCAATGTTAGAAGTTTTAAATAACAACCACATCAAAGACGTCGTGGTGGTTCAAACTCGATATTTTGGTGGGATTAAATTAGGTGCGGGCGGCTTAATTCGTGCTTATGCTGGTACGTTAGCCGAGGCGGTGGTTGCGGTTGGACTAGTGCAAAGAGTGGCACAAACAGAATTAGTTATTACGATTGAATATGCTCAATTTGAACGCATTAAATATTGGTTAACAGAGTATAGTTTGGCAATTAATGAAACCAATTTTACCGATCAAGTGAGTTTGATTGTGCCAGTTAATGAGCATGAATTGGATCTAATTAAAGATCAATTAATAGATTTGACACATGGGCAAGTTGATTTAACTATCCGTGGCCAAATTTGGAATGAAATCCCCTTTCAACGAAGTATTAATGGTCAAACAAAAACTCGTTATTAA